The following are encoded together in the Thalassomonas haliotis genome:
- a CDS encoding PEP-CTERM sorting domain-containing protein (PEP-CTERM proteins occur, often in large numbers, in the proteomes of bacteria that also encode an exosortase, a predicted intramembrane cysteine proteinase. The presence of a PEP-CTERM domain at a protein's C-terminus predicts cleavage within the sorting domain, followed by covalent anchoring to some some component of the (usually Gram-negative) cell surface. Many PEP-CTERM proteins exhibit an unusual sequence composition that includes large numbers of potential glycosylation sites. Expression of one such protein has been shown restore the ability of a bacterium to form floc, a type of biofilm.) has translation MKYLIPLSAFLLLGQARAAMITNGNFADSCSLDGWHQDTDGFGDLGGGDFAVSGISPGCTASIRVDYQDTDVFFANTLFQQLDLTGAENSRFLLTLDFSVDSELSSADSGFIADYFAVGLNDGSGSYFNETGAAGYLLAPVDIDGLSVFNLSFELSSEFANQSGWFLDFQLGIGADSSGASDLAGSSLAINRVSLAEIAAEVPEPMTLMLFAFALAGLSTVRRTSH, from the coding sequence ATGAAATATCTGATACCGCTAAGCGCTTTTTTGCTGCTGGGGCAAGCCCGGGCGGCGATGATAACCAATGGCAATTTTGCCGATTCCTGCAGCCTTGACGGCTGGCATCAAGACACGGATGGTTTCGGCGATCTCGGGGGAGGCGACTTCGCTGTTAGCGGTATAAGCCCGGGCTGTACGGCATCTATCCGGGTTGATTATCAGGATACGGATGTGTTTTTCGCCAATACCTTGTTTCAGCAGCTGGATTTAACCGGTGCTGAAAACAGCCGTTTTTTATTAACCCTGGACTTTAGCGTCGACAGTGAGCTTAGCAGTGCGGACTCAGGTTTTATCGCCGATTATTTTGCCGTTGGTTTAAATGATGGCAGCGGCAGTTATTTTAATGAAACCGGCGCTGCCGGTTACTTGCTGGCGCCTGTTGATATCGACGGCTTATCGGTTTTTAACCTCAGCTTTGAACTGAGCAGTGAGTTTGCCAATCAAAGCGGCTGGTTTTTGGACTTTCAGCTGGGCATAGGGGCAGACAGCAGCGGCGCCAGTGACTTGGCAGGTTCGAGCCTGGCGATTAACAGGGTATCCCTTGCGGAAATTGCCGCCGAGGTGCCTGAGCCAATGACCCTGATGCTGTTTGCTTTCGCCCTGGCCGGATTGTCAACAGTCAGGCGAACCAGCCACTAA
- a CDS encoding PEP-CTERM sorting domain-containing protein produces the protein MKITGFRAALAASVISISCMANVTQAGIIDTDNDSFIDQDTQLEWMDFNVTAGQSHNSVVENLANGQLYDGWRLPTESEVITLHYNAFYDISYKWAEYPDSVSPHAIGKSRNDLNVRQQYGESSFQAVFDVMGGAGGAADNIHALFEDSNGDLGYLVWRNYDETGFDDHVTVNWGWGTTIEHLRTSTGATFSTMLVRGDSSSTTEVPEPSSLAILALGVVGLSLRRFKKHA, from the coding sequence ATGAAAATAACCGGTTTTCGTGCTGCATTGGCAGCCTCCGTTATCTCTATAAGTTGCATGGCCAATGTTACGCAAGCAGGTATAATTGATACCGATAATGATAGTTTTATTGATCAGGACACTCAATTAGAGTGGATGGATTTTAATGTTACGGCGGGTCAATCCCATAATTCAGTGGTCGAAAACCTGGCAAACGGGCAGCTCTATGATGGCTGGCGTTTGCCAACCGAAAGCGAAGTCATAACGCTTCATTATAATGCTTTTTATGACATTTCATACAAATGGGCTGAGTATCCGGATAGCGTTTCTCCCCATGCTATCGGCAAATCAAGAAATGATCTCAATGTCCGCCAGCAGTATGGCGAATCCAGCTTTCAAGCTGTTTTTGATGTTATGGGAGGTGCCGGTGGTGCTGCAGATAATATTCATGCTTTATTTGAAGATAGTAATGGTGACCTCGGTTATCTGGTATGGAGAAATTATGACGAGACGGGCTTTGATGACCATGTCACGGTAAATTGGGGCTGGGGAACAACAATCGAACATTTAAGAACCAGTACAGGGGCAACTTTCAGTACTATGCTGGTTCGTGGGGACTCTTCATCAACTACGGAGGTTCCAGAGCCATCAAGTTTAGCTATTTTGGCTCTAGGGGTTGTTGGTTTAAGTTTGCGCCGCTTTAAGAAACATGCTTAA
- a CDS encoding 2OG-Fe(II) oxygenase family protein, which translates to MLAHYPVIENAPQQALSGCGEHTDYGLSTLLLHDGNPGLQVKTRQGKWLAADASAA; encoded by the coding sequence GTGCTGGCCCATTATCCGGTTATTGAAAATGCGCCACAACAGGCGCTATCAGGCTGTGGCGAGCACACAGATTACGGCTTGAGCACTTTATTGCTTCATGACGGTAATCCCGGTTTGCAGGTGAAAACCCGGCAGGGAAAATGGTTGGCGGCCGATGCCAGTGCCGCTTGA
- a CDS encoding AraC family transcriptional regulator, whose product MSAKLTRSTNHLDFQELPQTFAVMVKEFPDGFYIKEHQHQRHQLLYASSGIMRLYTENEIWTVPNDRAIYIPGGRLHAVRMYGKVTMRTLYIDASHSQSGQESLRVIAVSALMRELIRALGQEAVDYQAGSRGEQIAHLIASELALAENEALNIPLPKDPRLQTLCSYLLAEPSERKTLDDWAVVCGASPRTLSRLFEQELGLSFRRWRQIIRFHHAIKSLAQGKPIKRVAGECGYLSPSAFSSAFQSFIGYPPSMVAGREVAPVATP is encoded by the coding sequence ATGTCAGCAAAACTTACCCGCAGTACCAATCACCTCGACTTTCAAGAGCTGCCGCAGACGTTCGCGGTTATGGTGAAAGAGTTCCCGGACGGTTTTTATATTAAAGAGCATCAACATCAGCGCCATCAGTTGCTGTATGCAAGTAGCGGAATTATGCGCCTGTATACCGAGAACGAGATCTGGACTGTGCCGAACGACAGGGCAATCTATATTCCCGGGGGAAGGTTACATGCGGTCAGAATGTACGGCAAAGTTACTATGCGCACTTTATATATTGATGCATCGCACAGCCAAAGTGGGCAGGAAAGCCTGCGTGTGATAGCCGTTAGCGCGCTTATGCGTGAGCTTATCAGGGCGCTGGGGCAGGAAGCGGTTGATTACCAGGCCGGCAGCAGGGGAGAGCAAATTGCCCATTTGATAGCGTCTGAACTGGCATTGGCAGAAAATGAAGCCCTTAATATTCCACTACCCAAAGATCCCAGATTGCAAACCTTGTGCAGCTATTTACTTGCCGAGCCGTCCGAGCGTAAAACCTTGGATGACTGGGCTGTGGTTTGCGGAGCTTCCCCCCGGACATTAAGCCGTTTGTTTGAACAAGAGCTTGGCCTGAGCTTCAGGCGCTGGCGGCAAATCATCAGGTTTCACCATGCGATAAAGTCCCTGGCGCAGGGAAAGCCGATAAAGCGGGTTGCCGGGGAGTGCGGTTATTTAAGCCCAAGTGCATTTTCGTCAGCTTTTCAATCTTTTATCGGTTATCCACCTTCTATGGTCGCGGGCAGGGAAGTTGCTCCTGTCGCGACACCCTAA
- a CDS encoding trans-sulfuration enzyme family protein, whose protein sequence is MTHINSKLVHLGRSSARESLAVNPPLVRASTTVFPTLAAFKSSYRGITFESPRYGRSGTSTAFELQTAMASICNTQTCIATSCGLSACAAVLSAYATPGSHLLIQKEVYGPTRALAENELRRIKAKIEYFDHVDELAQLITPQTSLIYLEVPASLSMKMLDIRAVTTMAQRHNIPVACDSTWGTPYFFDAHALGINISIHGATKYINGHSDTLLGLLTGSYEDLAKTRQWCEQFGSHAAPDACWMTLRGLRTLSVRMERHQENALHLAKYLQAQPQIKNVLFPALASDPGHHLWQQQFSGGAGPFTVELQPCSEACYEKFFDSLNLFALGTSWGGFESLVMPAIAHHLRSKQTLADEGRMVRLHIGLEDKDELCADLQQALALLGG, encoded by the coding sequence ATGACTCATATTAACAGCAAACTTGTTCACCTCGGGCGCAGCAGCGCCAGGGAATCACTTGCGGTCAATCCGCCTTTAGTGCGCGCCTCGACCACAGTTTTTCCGACACTGGCGGCATTTAAATCATCCTACCGGGGGATCACCTTTGAAAGCCCGCGTTATGGCCGCTCCGGCACCAGTACCGCCTTTGAATTACAAACGGCCATGGCGTCAATCTGCAATACCCAAACCTGTATCGCCACCTCATGCGGCCTGAGTGCATGTGCCGCGGTGCTTAGTGCCTACGCAACGCCCGGCAGCCACCTGCTGATTCAAAAAGAGGTATACGGACCGACCAGGGCGCTGGCTGAAAATGAATTACGGCGCATCAAGGCCAAGATTGAATATTTTGACCACGTAGATGAATTAGCGCAGTTAATCACACCGCAAACCAGCCTGATTTACCTGGAAGTGCCCGCTTCCCTGAGCATGAAGATGCTCGATATCAGGGCAGTAACGACAATGGCCCAAAGGCACAATATTCCGGTAGCCTGTGATTCAACCTGGGGGACCCCCTACTTTTTTGATGCCCATGCGTTAGGTATTAATATTTCTATCCACGGGGCAACAAAATATATTAACGGTCACTCGGATACCCTGCTGGGTTTGCTCACCGGCAGTTATGAAGATCTGGCCAAAACCCGGCAATGGTGCGAGCAATTCGGCTCTCATGCCGCCCCGGATGCCTGCTGGATGACACTGCGGGGACTGCGCACCTTAAGCGTCAGAATGGAGCGCCACCAGGAAAATGCCCTGCATCTTGCTAAGTACTTGCAGGCACAACCGCAAATCAAAAATGTGCTGTTTCCCGCCTTAGCGTCCGATCCCGGACATCACTTGTGGCAGCAACAGTTCTCAGGAGGGGCCGGCCCCTTTACTGTTGAATTGCAGCCATGCAGTGAAGCCTGTTATGAAAAATTCTTCGATTCCCTGAACTTATTTGCCCTGGGCACCAGCTGGGGCGGCTTTGAAAGCTTAGTGATGCCTGCCATTGCCCATCATTTACGCTCAAAACAAACCCTTGCTGATGAAGGGCGCATGGTCCGGCTACATATCGGCCTGGAAGATAAGGATGAACTCTGCGCCGATTTGCAGCAAGCCCTGGCGCTACTTGGCGGATAA
- a CDS encoding GNAT family N-acetyltransferase, with protein sequence MRFEAATAKHKTFFWELYIDAMRAHIEKIWGWDLKWQENDFETRWLSCVNNLLVLDETPVGYIQTQALPDNQYIMMLIIAPEYRGKGVGKAALGRLRANCIKPYLRLRVFESNEKALKFYIRYGYELIEKEESFYVLQQAVAGIGVKRQE encoded by the coding sequence TTGAGATTTGAAGCCGCAACAGCGAAGCACAAAACGTTTTTTTGGGAGCTCTATATTGACGCCATGCGTGCGCATATTGAGAAAATATGGGGCTGGGATTTAAAGTGGCAGGAAAATGATTTCGAAACTAGGTGGCTATCCTGTGTCAATAACTTGCTGGTCCTGGATGAAACCCCTGTTGGTTATATTCAAACTCAAGCTCTCCCTGACAACCAGTATATTATGATGCTTATTATTGCCCCGGAATACCGGGGTAAAGGGGTTGGTAAAGCAGCACTGGGAAGATTACGCGCGAATTGCATAAAACCTTACCTTCGTTTGCGGGTATTTGAAAGCAATGAAAAAGCATTGAAGTTTTATATTCGTTATGGCTATGAACTGATTGAAAAGGAAGAGTCATTTTATGTATTGCAGCAAGCCGTTGCCGGCATAGGCGTTAAGCGACAGGAGTAA